The following coding sequences are from one Borrelia hermsii DAH window:
- a CDS encoding P12 family lipoprotein, whose amino-acid sequence MKKSILTVCMFMLLCLLSCDINALNDLLGEAREKFLDGNKKNKDLHYIQGNQDIQEEQEEIVNGLEEREIIQQDIEVEPVVPVNVGISVSQQGYPYYIQEEKIEIKEEDLIPNTKEEKEAEAEIEKVKSVLEKSGFQQLIENAHELKDRYERVRADFYDIMEKIQSERTSLSKKHKENIEKIRKLTQLQNRLNEERSNLDMLMTQVDSGLNERISAKCLFEEAQKTLKEAITKRLESASRVGYSFRRVNSNLPKQLSREARRYAENSLEQLESSSMRIIETAGAMKGIENLIKEATFFLANLVR is encoded by the coding sequence ATGAAGAAAAGTATTTTAACAGTATGTATGTTCATGTTATTGTGTTTGTTATCATGTGATATAAATGCCCTTAATGATTTGCTAGGTGAAGCAAGGGAAAAATTTTTAGATGGAAACAAAAAAAATAAAGATTTACACTATATACAAGGAAATCAAGACATTCAAGAAGAACAGGAAGAGATTGTCAATGGTCTCGAAGAGCGTGAAATAATACAACAAGACATTGAAGTAGAACCTGTAGTGCCTGTTAATGTGGGGATTTCAGTATCTCAACAAGGGTATCCATATTATATTCAAGAAGAAAAGATAGAGATAAAAGAAGAGGATTTAATTCCAAATACTAAAGAAGAAAAGGAAGCAGAAGCAGAAATTGAAAAGGTAAAAAGTGTTCTTGAGAAATCCGGATTCCAGCAATTAATTGAGAATGCACATGAGCTTAAAGATAGATATGAGCGAGTAAGAGCTGATTTTTATGATATAATGGAAAAAATTCAGAGTGAAAGAACATCACTAAGCAAAAAGCATAAGGAAAATATAGAAAAGATAAGAAAGTTAACTCAATTGCAAAATAGGTTAAATGAGGAGAGGTCTAATCTTGATATGCTTATGACTCAAGTTGATAGTGGACTTAATGAGCGAATATCTGCAAAATGCTTGTTTGAAGAAGCACAAAAAACTTTAAAAGAAGCTATTACCAAGAGATTAGAGAGTGCGTCACGTGTAGGTTACTCCTTTAGAAGAGTAAACAGTAATTTGCCAAAACAATTATCCAGAGAAGCACGACGATATGCAGAAAATTCTTTAGAGCAGTTAGAATCTTCTTCTATGAGAATAATTGAAACAGCGGGAGCAATGAAGGGTATAGAAAACCTCATTAAAGAGGCTACATTTTTTTTAGCAAATCTTGTAAGATAG